A genomic segment from Micropterus dolomieu isolate WLL.071019.BEF.003 ecotype Adirondacks linkage group LG03, ASM2129224v1, whole genome shotgun sequence encodes:
- the LOC123968783 gene encoding uncharacterized protein LOC123968783 isoform X7, which produces MQCKVTLLDDTLFECELDKHAKAQELLTKVCDHVNLLEKDYFGLAHWETPTNKTWLEATKEIRKQVSGAVYEFTFNVKFYPPDPAQLTEDLTRYFLCVQLRKDIMRGILPCSFVTLSLLGSYAAQSELGEYDPELHGTDYVKDLSLVPGQSKELEEKVMELHRTYRSMSPAQADMLFLENAKKLAMYGVDLHQAKDLDGVDITLGVCSSGLMVYKDKLRINRFPWPKVLKISYKRSSFFIKIRPSEQEQYESTIGFKLPNYKASKKLWKVCVEHHTFFRVPTVEPPSSRRFLVLGSKFRYSGRTQAQTRQASSMIDRPAPRFTRSASKRLSRNLDGAGDETLQLLQQLSASSRPEFDDWSLRLASDKPQLSPEFPARGESEQPFIQSWEEGQSVHTVTVTWQDTETGQTCSETITQTASQPWQELASDESRKEDEWSALLYRHPPFPLVPPFDSVKRPAKISLAKMSSMDRLFQPAQTQQDDWFLYFDRIFSLSSLECADKTFSPLALFQLQEKDEQGMHVVEQEQTRTEIIKRLQESVILVDMLTEADILERRLSKVKDLEERLQEVDEMAERIQGVIEEELGKEEVDKLREEEGDLKHEQQVEGMTERVVKKSVRRIEVNKDEVDELEEQIKRVFLKGLLLEEEVAEVMQKSEKEGTDESQLDDGLREKLRQMEKEWQDEVEEKMSDVGSTSSVVAYQKVERRTKKRVTIVEEREQRQEEMEDGQVQSGGMSEERLEKGGAWHETEILGYITQRKVTERLQAEDPSQVADKDVWFILFDRPPYKAVYKPPVTTVERAQVDEGEYFTSTNEITTVEEKTEIIVEEGEIREEEAWRVPDIPPPSQTITDKADDWFVLLDVIPRQTPYVPPVTLKGRDAASLVSVVGTAADEAIREVVAEERKVIEEAPRHLEEIPQQPVTDRDADWFVLLDVVPRGTSYVPPVMLKGRDPMDAESFVSVVGTATDETIRVVVAEERKITEEAPRHLEEVPQQPVSESVDDWFVLLDVVPRETTYVPPVVAEHVEVSQEERVSLVEVTTIEWREKRVEVVVAGTEITEIQSEKQVVAVSQALREIEDNWFVLLDVPAREPSFVPVTMAEYVQVYPEESISTMAETITVESRKKVGVEETVVWKEDKELPKQIIPEQKMSQPVRERVIPFEIIPDVQKMFEAEVTPTETRIWKKIIGAESRQDETRLSEIRPSQTAPPSERGGGDDWFVMFDVIREKPVVIPPAAVVERIVGVVAATEPKPKFILEDMRPPMKLVEITPPHPRQVDDDWLALLNVAVKAPVTADQRIRVHPEVRPAKEFSAIEQRAQQRVTIVEERWQQEKMVQQKPHPAMREVEDDWYTLLDMATKKSVAVPERIQLPAKARAPAAVAKTRIAISEMRPQFEKRIREERRPLPETHISDDWFVLLDVGLKQSVVSAQRGTRPVSAPVFSQAALAEAGIPMAPFDQPQTSTPIKTDRKEERKLEVTVEAVEPSKIEAVTEEFDKPQEDLLKHHASISELKRNFMESVPQQRPSEWDKRLSTHSPFRTLGINGQPLPSADGSVCVSLLCNGSETAHEETSSDLGFSGIPSPTVSHKSEPDSVEAHSALVEEKSSDQEEVVVFETTLVPSVEVETAQLSPSLDPCCKALDETLEEEGSYPGVSECSGRIVGSSPASYFRSDGPQVIRCFQPPLVQTQTVTITAVSNSLPSGISTTEVPVVPTKTFIYESSKVTDDGTDDKDGTTVSSSKTVTSEATSGTTVTTTTTHISKVVKSGSSETRVEKRIVITADSDIDQEKEKVGGASAL; this is translated from the exons ATGCAATGCAAAGTCACCTTACTGGACGACACTCTGTTTGAGTGTGAGCTTGAT AAACATGCTAAAGCCCAAGAACTTTTAACAAAGGTGTGTGACCATGTTAACCTGCTGGAGAAGGATTATTTTGGCCTGGCTCACTGGGAAACACCAACCAACAAG ACGTGGTTGGAAGCCACCAAAGAGATCCGGAAACAGGTGTCGGGTGCTGTGTATGAGTTTACATTCAACGTGAAGTTCTACCCTCCTGATCCAGCACAGCTTACTGAAGACCTCACCAG GTACTTTCTGTGTGTCCAGCTGAGGAAGGACATTATGCGTGGTATTCTTCCCTGCTCCTTTGTCACACTGTCCCTGCTGGGCTCCTACGCAGCCCAGTCGGAGCTTGGAGAGTACGACCCAGAGCTCCATGGAACAGACTATGTTAAGGATCTGAGCCTGGTCCCCGGACAGAGCAAAGAGCTGGAGGAAAAGGTGATGGAGCTGCACCGCACATACAG GTCAATGAGTCCAGCCCAAGCAGACATGTTGTTTCTGGAAAATGCCAAGAAACTTGCCATGTATGGAGTAGACCTTCACCAAGCCAAG GATCTTGACGGTGTCGACATCACGCTGGGGGTTTGCTCTAGTGGTCTGATGGTTTACAAGGACAAGCTAAGGATCAACCGTTTCCCTTGGCCCAAAGTGCTCAAGATCTCTTACAAACGGAGCAGCTTCTTCATCAAAATCAGGCCATCAGAG CAAGAGCAGTATGAAAGCACAATTGGCTTCAAACTGCCCAACTACAAAGCCTCGAAGAAGCTGTGGAAAGTTTGTGTTGAACACCATaccttcttcag gGTTCCAACAGTAGAGCCTCCCTCATCACGTCGCTTCCTTGTCTTGGGCTCTAAGTTCAGATACAGCGGGCGTACTCAGGCCCAGACCCGCCAGGCCAGCTCCATGATTGACCGCCCAGCCCCACGCTTCACACGCTCTGCGAGCAAGAGGCTGTCACGTAACCTAGATGGAG CTGGAGATGAAACTCTCCAGCTCCTGCAACAACTCTCAGCATCATCCAGGCCTGAGTTTGATGATTGGTCGCTGAGGCTTGCATCTGACAAACCCCAGCTTTCTCCTGAATTCCCAG CCAGAGGGGAGTCTGAGCAGCCTTTCATTCAGTCCTGGGAGGAGGGGCAGTCTGTTCACACCGTCACAGTAACCTGGCAGGACACTGAGACTGGGCAGACTTGCTCTGAAACCATCACCCAGACAGCAAGTCAGCCGTGGCAGGAGCTGGCATCTGATGAAAGTAGAAAGGAAGACGAGTGGTCTGCCCTGCTCTATCGTCATCCTCCTTTTCCCCTTGTCCCACCTTTTGATTCTGTGAAACGGCCAG CTAAGATCAGCCTGGCAAAAATGAGCTCTATGGACAGGCTATTTCAACCAGCCCAGACACAGCAAGATGACTGGTTCCTTTACTTTGACCGAATCTTCAGCTTATCCTCACTTGAGTGTGCTGATAAAACAT TCTCCCCCCTAGCTCTGTTCCAGCTCCAAGAGAAGGATGAGCAGGGCATGCATGTGGTAGAGCAGGAACAGACCAGAACAGAGATTATTAAGAGGCTGCAGGAAAGTGTGATCTTGGTAGACATGCTGACAGAGGCAGATATTTTGGAAAGGAGGCTGAGTAAAGTGAAGGATTTAGAGGAAAGGCTCCAAGAAGTGGATGAGATGGCAGAGAGAATTCAGGGAGTAATAGAAGAGGAATTAGGTAAGGAAGAGGTAGATAAGTtaagagaagaagagggagatTTGAAGCATGAACAACAAGTTGAAGGTATGACTGAAAGAGTGGTGAAGAAATCTGTGAGGAGAATAGAGGTAAACAAGGATGAAGTGGATGAACTGGAAGAGCAGATAAAGCGGGTGTTTCTAAAAGGCTTGTTGCTTGAAGAGGAAGTGGCTGAGGTGATGCAGAAGAGTGAAAAAGAGGGGACAGACGAAAGTCAGTTGGATGATGGCCTGAGAGAGAAGCTACGGCAGATGGAAAAGGAATGGCAAGACGAGGTGGAGGAGAAGATGTCGGATGTTGGCAGTACCAGCTCTGTAGTAGCATACCAGAAGGTTGAGCGCAGGACTAAGAAGAGAGTGACTATTgtagaagagagagagcagaggcagGAAGAAATGGAAGATGGGCAGGTACAGTCTGGTGGAATGTCAGAGGAGAGGCTAGAAAAAGGGGGAGCATGGCATGAGACAGAAATACTGGGCTATATAACTCAGAGAAAAGTTACAGAGAGGCTTCAGGCTGAGGATCCATCTCAGGTGGCAGATAAGGATGTCTGGTTCATACTTTTCGACCGACCTCCATACAAAGCTGTTTATAAACCACCAG TTACCACTGTGGAACGTGCTCAGGTGGATGAAGGCGAGTATTTCACCTCAACAAATGAGATTACAACAGTTGAGGAGAAAACAGAGATTATAGTAGAAGAAGGAGAAATAAGAGAAGAGGAAGCATGGCGTGTACCAGACATCCCACCACCatcacagaccatcacagacaaGGCTGATGACTGGTTTGTGTTGCTGGATGTTATTCCCAGACAAACGCCTTATGTACCACCAG TTACGTTGAAGGGAAGAGATGCAGCAAGTTTGGTCTCAGTGGTTGGAACTGCAGCCGATGAGGCAATTAGAGAAGTAGTAGCTGAAGAGAGAAAGGTAATAGAAGAGGCACCAAGACACCTAGAAGAAATCCCACAGCAGccagtgacagacagagatgCTGACTGGTTTGTGTTGCTGGATGTTGTTCCCAGAGGAACATCATATGTACCACCAG TTATGTTGAAGGGAAGAGACCCAATGGATGCGGAAAGTTTTGTCTCTGTGGTTGGAACTGCAACCGATGAGACAATAAGAGTAGTAGTAGCTGAAGAGAGGAAGATAACAGAAGAGGCACCAAGACACCTAGAAGAAGTCCCACAGCAGCCAGTGTCAGAGAGTGTTGACGACTGGTTTGTGTTGCTGGATGTTGTTCCCAGAGAAACAACATATGTACCACCAG TTGTTGCAGAGCATGTGGAAGTGTCTCAAGAAGAACGTGTCTCTCTAGTTGAAGTAACAACCATTGagtggagagaaaaaagagtGGAGGTGGTAGTAGCAGGCACtgaaataacagaaatccaGAGTGAAAAGCAAGTTGTAGCAGTTTCACAGGCTTTGAGAGAGATAGAAGATAACTGGTTTGTGCTGCTGGATGTTCCTGCTAGAGAACCATCATTTGTGCCAG TTACCATGGCAGAGTACGTTCAGGTTTATCCTGAAGAAAGCATTTCTACTATGGCCGAAACAATAACAGTAGAGTCCAGGAAGAAGGTTGGAGTTGAAGAGACTGTGGTGTGGAAAGAGGACAAGGAGCTTCCCAAGCAAATTATCccagagcagaaaatgtctcagcCAGTCAGAGAAAGAG TCATTCCTTTTGAGATTATTCCAGATGTGCAGAAGATGTTTGAGGCTGAGGTGACGCCCACAGAGACTAGAATATGGAAGAAGATAATTGGCGCAGAGAGCAGGCAGGATGAGACGCGTCTGTCTGAAATTAGACCTAGCCAAACTGCACCACCGTCGGAGAGAGGAGGCGGCGATGATTGGTTTGTCATGTTCGACGTCATCCGTGAAAAGCCTGTTGTCATACCGCCAG CTGCTGTGGTTGAGCGTATTGTGGGTGTGGTGGCAGCCACAGAACCAAAACCAAAATTCATCCTGGAAGACATGAGGCCGCCTATGAAGTTGGTGGAGATTACACCACCACATCCGAGACAGGTGGATGATGACTGGCTTGCGCTGCTAAATGTTGCAGTGAAAGCACCAG TGACTGCGGACCAGCGTATCCGTGTGCATCCTGAAGTAAGACCAGCTAAAGAGTTTTCAGCCATAGAGCAGAGAGCACAGCAGAGAGTTACTATAGTGGAGGAAAGGTGGCAGCAGGAGAAGATGGTACAGCAGAAACCGCATCCAGCAATGAGAGAGGTGGAAGATGATTGGTATACTCTTTTGGACATGGCCACTAAGAAATCAG TCGCTGTCCCTGAGCGCATCCAGTTGCCAGCAAAGGCGAGAGCTCCTGCTGCTGTGGCCAAAACAAGGATCGCTATTTCCGAGATGAGACCGCAGTTTGAGAAACGGATCCGGGAGGAAAGACGTCCACTCCCAGAAACGCATATCAGTGATGATTGGTTTGTTCTACTAGATGTTGGCCTCAAACAGTCAG TGGTGAGTGCACAGAGGGGCACCCGTCCTGTCAGTGCTCCGGTCTTCTCCCAGGCTGCTCTGGCAGAGGCTGGGATCCCCATGGCCCCTTTCGATCAGCCCCAGACCTCCACTCCAATCAAGACCGACCGCAAGGAGGAAAGAAAGCTGGAGGTCACTGTAGAAGCTGTGGAGCCATCAAAAATCGAGGCTGTGACTGAG GAGTTCGATAAGCCCCAGGAGGACTTGCTCAAGCATCATGCCAGTATCAGTGAGTTGAAGAGGAACTTCATGGAATCCGTCCCGCAGCAGAGGCCCAGTGAGTGGGACAAGCGCCTGTCCACACACTCCCCGTTCCGCACCCTGGGGATCAATGGTCAGCCTCTGCCCAGTGCAGATGGG AGTGTGTGCGTTAGTCTCCTTTGCAATGGTTCAGAGACTGCACACGAGGAAACCAGCAGCGATTTGGGCTTTTCAGGCATACCGAGTCCCACTGTGAGCCACAAGAGTGAGCCTGACAGTGTTGAAGCCCACAGTGCTCTGGTTGAGGAAAAGTCAAGTGACCAGGAAGAGGTTGTAGTTTTTGAGACCACCTTGGTGCCAAGCGTAGAGGTGGAGACGGCACAGCTGTCTCCCTCCCTCGACCCCTGCTGTAAAGCTTTAGATGAGACCCTGGAGGAGGAAGGATCGTATCCCGGAGTGTCGGAGTGCTCTGGGAGGATAGTTGGATCTTCCCCAGCTTCCTATTTCAGAAGCGATGGTCCACAGGTCATACGCTGCTTCCAG CCCCCTCTGGTGCAGACCCAGACAGTCACCATCACAGCTGTCTCCAACTCCTTACCAAGTGGCATCTCCACCACAGAGGTCCCTGTCGTCCCAACCAAGACCTTCATCTATGAATCTTCAAAG GTGACAGATGACGGGACAGACGACAAAGATGGCACAACTGTGTCCAGCTCCAAGACTGTTACCTCAGAGGCCACCAGTGGCACCACAGTCACCACCACTACCACTCACATCTCAAAG GTGGTGAAAAGCGGATCTTCGGAGACTCGTGTGGAAAAGAGAATCGTCATAACTGCAGACTCTGACATTGACCAAGAGAAg GAGAAAGTTGGCGGAGCATCAGCATTGTAA
- the LOC123968783 gene encoding uncharacterized protein LOC123968783 isoform X4 yields the protein MQCKVTLLDDTLFECELDKHAKAQELLTKVCDHVNLLEKDYFGLAHWETPTNKTWLEATKEIRKQVSGAVYEFTFNVKFYPPDPAQLTEDLTRYFLCVQLRKDIMRGILPCSFVTLSLLGSYAAQSELGEYDPELHGTDYVKDLSLVPGQSKELEEKVMELHRTYRSMSPAQADMLFLENAKKLAMYGVDLHQAKDLDGVDITLGVCSSGLMVYKDKLRINRFPWPKVLKISYKRSSFFIKIRPSEQEQYESTIGFKLPNYKASKKLWKVCVEHHTFFRVPTVEPPSSRRFLVLGSKFRYSGRTQAQTRQASSMIDRPAPRFTRSASKRLSRNLDGARGESEQPFIQSWEEGQSVHTVTVTWQDTETGQTCSETITQTASQPWQELASDESRKEDEWSALLYRHPPFPLVPPFDSVKRPAKISLAKMSSMDRLFQPAQTQQDDWFLYFDRIFSLSSLECADKTFSPLALFQLQEKDEQGMHVVEQEQTRTEIIKRLQESVILVDMLTEADILERRLSKVKDLEERLQEVDEMAERIQGVIEEELGKEEVDKLREEEGDLKHEQQVEGMTERVVKKSVRRIEVNKDEVDELEEQIKRVFLKGLLLEEEVAEVMQKSEKEGTDESQLDDGLREKLRQMEKEWQDEVEEKMSDVGSTSSVVAYQKVERRTKKRVTIVEEREQRQEEMEDGQVQSGGMSEERLEKGGAWHETEILGYITQRKVTERLQAEDPSQVADKDVWFILFDRPPYKAVYKPPVTTVERAQVDEGEYFTSTNEITTVEEKTEIIVEEGEIREEEAWRVPDIPPPSQTITDKADDWFVLLDVIPRQTPYVPPVTLKGRDAASLVSVVGTAADEAIREVVAEERKVIEEAPRHLEEIPQQPVTDRDADWFVLLDVVPRGTSYVPPVMLKGRDPMDAESFVSVVGTATDETIRVVVAEERKITEEAPRHLEEVPQQPVSESVDDWFVLLDVVPRETTYVPPVVAEHVEVSQEERVSLVEVTTIEWREKRVEVVVAGTEITEIQSEKQVVAVSQALREIEDNWFVLLDVPAREPSFVPVTMAEYVQVYPEESISTMAETITVESRKKVGVEETVVWKEDKELPKQIIPEQKMSQPVRERVIPFEIIPDVQKMFEAEVTPTETRIWKKIIGAESRQDETRLSEIRPSQTAPPSERGGGDDWFVMFDVIREKPVVIPPAAVVERIVGVVAATEPKPKFILEDMRPPMKLVEITPPHPRQVDDDWLALLNVAVKAPVTADQRIRVHPEVRPAKEFSAIEQRAQQRVTIVEERWQQEKMVQQKPHPAMREVEDDWYTLLDMATKKSVAVPERIQLPAKARAPAAVAKTRIAISEMRPQFEKRIREERRPLPETHISDDWFVLLDVGLKQSVVSAQRGTRPVSAPVFSQAALAEAGIPMAPFDQPQTSTPIKTDRKEERKLEVTVEAVEPSKIEAVTEVKPAVWRDHREVDSSLISTINGDIQHESQAVSTEVVRMRKKRAKKIEGDSIYVRHSLLMLEEFDKPQEDLLKHHASISELKRNFMESVPQQRPSEWDKRLSTHSPFRTLGINGQPLPSADGSVCVSLLCNGSETAHEETSSDLGFSGIPSPTVSHKSEPDSVEAHSALVEEKSSDQEEVVVFETTLVPSVEVETAQLSPSLDPCCKALDETLEEEGSYPGVSECSGRIVGSSPASYFRSDGPQVIRCFQPPLVQTQTVTITAVSNSLPSGISTTEVPVVPTKTFIYESSKVTDDGTDDKDGTTVSSSKTVTSEATSGTTVTTTTTHISKVVKSGSSETRVEKRIVITADSDIDQEKEKVGGASAL from the exons ATGCAATGCAAAGTCACCTTACTGGACGACACTCTGTTTGAGTGTGAGCTTGAT AAACATGCTAAAGCCCAAGAACTTTTAACAAAGGTGTGTGACCATGTTAACCTGCTGGAGAAGGATTATTTTGGCCTGGCTCACTGGGAAACACCAACCAACAAG ACGTGGTTGGAAGCCACCAAAGAGATCCGGAAACAGGTGTCGGGTGCTGTGTATGAGTTTACATTCAACGTGAAGTTCTACCCTCCTGATCCAGCACAGCTTACTGAAGACCTCACCAG GTACTTTCTGTGTGTCCAGCTGAGGAAGGACATTATGCGTGGTATTCTTCCCTGCTCCTTTGTCACACTGTCCCTGCTGGGCTCCTACGCAGCCCAGTCGGAGCTTGGAGAGTACGACCCAGAGCTCCATGGAACAGACTATGTTAAGGATCTGAGCCTGGTCCCCGGACAGAGCAAAGAGCTGGAGGAAAAGGTGATGGAGCTGCACCGCACATACAG GTCAATGAGTCCAGCCCAAGCAGACATGTTGTTTCTGGAAAATGCCAAGAAACTTGCCATGTATGGAGTAGACCTTCACCAAGCCAAG GATCTTGACGGTGTCGACATCACGCTGGGGGTTTGCTCTAGTGGTCTGATGGTTTACAAGGACAAGCTAAGGATCAACCGTTTCCCTTGGCCCAAAGTGCTCAAGATCTCTTACAAACGGAGCAGCTTCTTCATCAAAATCAGGCCATCAGAG CAAGAGCAGTATGAAAGCACAATTGGCTTCAAACTGCCCAACTACAAAGCCTCGAAGAAGCTGTGGAAAGTTTGTGTTGAACACCATaccttcttcag gGTTCCAACAGTAGAGCCTCCCTCATCACGTCGCTTCCTTGTCTTGGGCTCTAAGTTCAGATACAGCGGGCGTACTCAGGCCCAGACCCGCCAGGCCAGCTCCATGATTGACCGCCCAGCCCCACGCTTCACACGCTCTGCGAGCAAGAGGCTGTCACGTAACCTAGATGGAG CCAGAGGGGAGTCTGAGCAGCCTTTCATTCAGTCCTGGGAGGAGGGGCAGTCTGTTCACACCGTCACAGTAACCTGGCAGGACACTGAGACTGGGCAGACTTGCTCTGAAACCATCACCCAGACAGCAAGTCAGCCGTGGCAGGAGCTGGCATCTGATGAAAGTAGAAAGGAAGACGAGTGGTCTGCCCTGCTCTATCGTCATCCTCCTTTTCCCCTTGTCCCACCTTTTGATTCTGTGAAACGGCCAG CTAAGATCAGCCTGGCAAAAATGAGCTCTATGGACAGGCTATTTCAACCAGCCCAGACACAGCAAGATGACTGGTTCCTTTACTTTGACCGAATCTTCAGCTTATCCTCACTTGAGTGTGCTGATAAAACAT TCTCCCCCCTAGCTCTGTTCCAGCTCCAAGAGAAGGATGAGCAGGGCATGCATGTGGTAGAGCAGGAACAGACCAGAACAGAGATTATTAAGAGGCTGCAGGAAAGTGTGATCTTGGTAGACATGCTGACAGAGGCAGATATTTTGGAAAGGAGGCTGAGTAAAGTGAAGGATTTAGAGGAAAGGCTCCAAGAAGTGGATGAGATGGCAGAGAGAATTCAGGGAGTAATAGAAGAGGAATTAGGTAAGGAAGAGGTAGATAAGTtaagagaagaagagggagatTTGAAGCATGAACAACAAGTTGAAGGTATGACTGAAAGAGTGGTGAAGAAATCTGTGAGGAGAATAGAGGTAAACAAGGATGAAGTGGATGAACTGGAAGAGCAGATAAAGCGGGTGTTTCTAAAAGGCTTGTTGCTTGAAGAGGAAGTGGCTGAGGTGATGCAGAAGAGTGAAAAAGAGGGGACAGACGAAAGTCAGTTGGATGATGGCCTGAGAGAGAAGCTACGGCAGATGGAAAAGGAATGGCAAGACGAGGTGGAGGAGAAGATGTCGGATGTTGGCAGTACCAGCTCTGTAGTAGCATACCAGAAGGTTGAGCGCAGGACTAAGAAGAGAGTGACTATTgtagaagagagagagcagaggcagGAAGAAATGGAAGATGGGCAGGTACAGTCTGGTGGAATGTCAGAGGAGAGGCTAGAAAAAGGGGGAGCATGGCATGAGACAGAAATACTGGGCTATATAACTCAGAGAAAAGTTACAGAGAGGCTTCAGGCTGAGGATCCATCTCAGGTGGCAGATAAGGATGTCTGGTTCATACTTTTCGACCGACCTCCATACAAAGCTGTTTATAAACCACCAG TTACCACTGTGGAACGTGCTCAGGTGGATGAAGGCGAGTATTTCACCTCAACAAATGAGATTACAACAGTTGAGGAGAAAACAGAGATTATAGTAGAAGAAGGAGAAATAAGAGAAGAGGAAGCATGGCGTGTACCAGACATCCCACCACCatcacagaccatcacagacaaGGCTGATGACTGGTTTGTGTTGCTGGATGTTATTCCCAGACAAACGCCTTATGTACCACCAG TTACGTTGAAGGGAAGAGATGCAGCAAGTTTGGTCTCAGTGGTTGGAACTGCAGCCGATGAGGCAATTAGAGAAGTAGTAGCTGAAGAGAGAAAGGTAATAGAAGAGGCACCAAGACACCTAGAAGAAATCCCACAGCAGccagtgacagacagagatgCTGACTGGTTTGTGTTGCTGGATGTTGTTCCCAGAGGAACATCATATGTACCACCAG TTATGTTGAAGGGAAGAGACCCAATGGATGCGGAAAGTTTTGTCTCTGTGGTTGGAACTGCAACCGATGAGACAATAAGAGTAGTAGTAGCTGAAGAGAGGAAGATAACAGAAGAGGCACCAAGACACCTAGAAGAAGTCCCACAGCAGCCAGTGTCAGAGAGTGTTGACGACTGGTTTGTGTTGCTGGATGTTGTTCCCAGAGAAACAACATATGTACCACCAG TTGTTGCAGAGCATGTGGAAGTGTCTCAAGAAGAACGTGTCTCTCTAGTTGAAGTAACAACCATTGagtggagagaaaaaagagtGGAGGTGGTAGTAGCAGGCACtgaaataacagaaatccaGAGTGAAAAGCAAGTTGTAGCAGTTTCACAGGCTTTGAGAGAGATAGAAGATAACTGGTTTGTGCTGCTGGATGTTCCTGCTAGAGAACCATCATTTGTGCCAG TTACCATGGCAGAGTACGTTCAGGTTTATCCTGAAGAAAGCATTTCTACTATGGCCGAAACAATAACAGTAGAGTCCAGGAAGAAGGTTGGAGTTGAAGAGACTGTGGTGTGGAAAGAGGACAAGGAGCTTCCCAAGCAAATTATCccagagcagaaaatgtctcagcCAGTCAGAGAAAGAG TCATTCCTTTTGAGATTATTCCAGATGTGCAGAAGATGTTTGAGGCTGAGGTGACGCCCACAGAGACTAGAATATGGAAGAAGATAATTGGCGCAGAGAGCAGGCAGGATGAGACGCGTCTGTCTGAAATTAGACCTAGCCAAACTGCACCACCGTCGGAGAGAGGAGGCGGCGATGATTGGTTTGTCATGTTCGACGTCATCCGTGAAAAGCCTGTTGTCATACCGCCAG CTGCTGTGGTTGAGCGTATTGTGGGTGTGGTGGCAGCCACAGAACCAAAACCAAAATTCATCCTGGAAGACATGAGGCCGCCTATGAAGTTGGTGGAGATTACACCACCACATCCGAGACAGGTGGATGATGACTGGCTTGCGCTGCTAAATGTTGCAGTGAAAGCACCAG TGACTGCGGACCAGCGTATCCGTGTGCATCCTGAAGTAAGACCAGCTAAAGAGTTTTCAGCCATAGAGCAGAGAGCACAGCAGAGAGTTACTATAGTGGAGGAAAGGTGGCAGCAGGAGAAGATGGTACAGCAGAAACCGCATCCAGCAATGAGAGAGGTGGAAGATGATTGGTATACTCTTTTGGACATGGCCACTAAGAAATCAG TCGCTGTCCCTGAGCGCATCCAGTTGCCAGCAAAGGCGAGAGCTCCTGCTGCTGTGGCCAAAACAAGGATCGCTATTTCCGAGATGAGACCGCAGTTTGAGAAACGGATCCGGGAGGAAAGACGTCCACTCCCAGAAACGCATATCAGTGATGATTGGTTTGTTCTACTAGATGTTGGCCTCAAACAGTCAG TGGTGAGTGCACAGAGGGGCACCCGTCCTGTCAGTGCTCCGGTCTTCTCCCAGGCTGCTCTGGCAGAGGCTGGGATCCCCATGGCCCCTTTCGATCAGCCCCAGACCTCCACTCCAATCAAGACCGACCGCAAGGAGGAAAGAAAGCTGGAGGTCACTGTAGAAGCTGTGGAGCCATCAAAAATCGAGGCTGTGACTGAGGTCAAG CCAGCAGTGTGGAGGGACCACAGAGAAGTAGACTCTTCACTGATATCCACCATCAATGGGGACATTCAG CACGAGTCTCAGGCGGTGAGCACGGAGGTGGTGCGTATGCGAAAG aaAAGAGCTAAGAAAATTGAGGGTGACTCAATTTATGTCAGACATAGCCTTTTAATGTTGGAG GAGTTCGATAAGCCCCAGGAGGACTTGCTCAAGCATCATGCCAGTATCAGTGAGTTGAAGAGGAACTTCATGGAATCCGTCCCGCAGCAGAGGCCCAGTGAGTGGGACAAGCGCCTGTCCACACACTCCCCGTTCCGCACCCTGGGGATCAATGGTCAGCCTCTGCCCAGTGCAGATGGG AGTGTGTGCGTTAGTCTCCTTTGCAATGGTTCAGAGACTGCACACGAGGAAACCAGCAGCGATTTGGGCTTTTCAGGCATACCGAGTCCCACTGTGAGCCACAAGAGTGAGCCTGACAGTGTTGAAGCCCACAGTGCTCTGGTTGAGGAAAAGTCAAGTGACCAGGAAGAGGTTGTAGTTTTTGAGACCACCTTGGTGCCAAGCGTAGAGGTGGAGACGGCACAGCTGTCTCCCTCCCTCGACCCCTGCTGTAAAGCTTTAGATGAGACCCTGGAGGAGGAAGGATCGTATCCCGGAGTGTCGGAGTGCTCTGGGAGGATAGTTGGATCTTCCCCAGCTTCCTATTTCAGAAGCGATGGTCCACAGGTCATACGCTGCTTCCAG CCCCCTCTGGTGCAGACCCAGACAGTCACCATCACAGCTGTCTCCAACTCCTTACCAAGTGGCATCTCCACCACAGAGGTCCCTGTCGTCCCAACCAAGACCTTCATCTATGAATCTTCAAAG GTGACAGATGACGGGACAGACGACAAAGATGGCACAACTGTGTCCAGCTCCAAGACTGTTACCTCAGAGGCCACCAGTGGCACCACAGTCACCACCACTACCACTCACATCTCAAAG GTGGTGAAAAGCGGATCTTCGGAGACTCGTGTGGAAAAGAGAATCGTCATAACTGCAGACTCTGACATTGACCAAGAGAAg GAGAAAGTTGGCGGAGCATCAGCATTGTAA